GGAAGGGTGCTTTTTCAGTCCAGACTTCCCGACAACGGAAAGGAGTCGGAATCGATGCGGGCCGCATTGAGAACATGTGCCAGAGTGATCTCCGAAGAGCCAAACTCGGCAAGGATGGCGACGCATGTTCACCGGAGTTCCTATGATGCTTTGGGGGTCAGGGACCCTTATCACGACCTCAAACTGCGGGCGGACGAGACCGCCGCCCGGTATGCGGAGAGAGTAAGAGAGTTCATCGGCGCCTCCGACGATAAGTTCAGGGCGGCGGTTAAGATCGCCATATTAGGCAACATCATGGACTTCGGGGCCGGCCTGGCGATAGACAGCCCCGAGGAGTTCGACGGTGTGTTCGAATCCCTGCTTGAGATGGAATTGGCGATAGACGATACGGAAAGGATGACGGACATCCTGAGGTCAGGGTGTTCGGTGGTCTATTTCTTTGAC
This genomic interval from Candidatus Methanoplasma cognatum contains the following:
- a CDS encoding ARMT1-like domain-containing protein, which translates into the protein MKHAPECIPCLLGRVLFQSRLPDNGKESESMRAALRTCARVISEEPNSARMATHVHRSSYDALGVRDPYHDLKLRADETAARYAERVREFIGASDDKFRAAVKIAILGNIMDFGAGLAIDSPEEFDGVFESLLEMELAIDDTERMTDILRSGCSVVYFFDNCGESILDVPLIEQIRSMGNRVVGVVRGEPILNDVTMEDALRTGLDEHLDRILTTGGFAIGVDMRNISNELKEEMETAGLIIAKGMANFESLGEEDIGTPVAYLLKAKCAPVASEFGVKAGSNIAKVVP